The genomic segment AACTCTCTCCATTTGAGAAGTTTACACTctcgtcatcttcttcaacgCTAAGGTAAGGTAGCAATGGTTTTCAATATTCAGATCTTTAACTAGGTTTTTTCCCTTCTCAAACTAGCTAGGGTTTTTCATGAGTTTATATTAATATGGAAGATCTTTTATTTGGTTCACTCATTTAAGTAATAAGATAGTTATTGGGCCTTGGTAGTATATCGAATAACCGACTTTGTATAGTAGCTTGGTCAGCACGCCTAGGGTTTATCAAAATTGTCGAGTCTTGTATATAATGGCCGCAAGGCACCCgtgaataacaaaacaaaacattcttTCAATACATTCATTCAAtctttacatggtatcagagcatagATCCTTTTATTTGATCTAGGCTTCTATATTTCTTTGAGCTTTTCGTTTCTACTAGTTCTTTCTTcctgtttggtttcttgttcaCAAATTTCGAAAGTTTCTTGTTCATACGATGGGGGACGATAGTAAGAAGATTGTCGAAGCCGGCGTGACCGGTGATAAAGGTGTTGCTGTGTCACCTTACTCGGTGTTTGCTTCTGATAATCCAGGAGCGTTGATCACCTCGGTGCAATTGAAGGGTGATAATTATAACGAGTGGGCTACGGAGATGTTGAATGCTTTGCAAACGAAGAGAAAAACGGGTTTCATTTACGGGACTCTGAAAAAGCCGTGTGAGGGACATGCAGATCTCGAGTCGTGGTTGAGTGTGAACTCAATGATAGTTGGTTGGTTGAGGACATCTATTGAGCCTCGTGTAAGATCAACGGTGACGTTCATCAATGATGCTCACAAGTTGTGGGAAAATTTAAGGGAACGGTTCTCGGTTGGGAACAAGGTGCGTGTTCATCAGTTGATAGCTAAACTGGCGGCGTGTAAACAAGACGGGCAAGCGGTGATTGACTATTATGGACGACTTGCTAAGATGTGGGAAGAACTCTAAACCTATCGACCTTTACCGGCGTGTACGTGTGGAGCAGCGGCAGCGTAAAAGGAGAGAGACGAAGAACGAGTTCATCAGTTCGTGATGGGACTAGACGAGTCAAGGTTTGGGCATGTCGTGACTGCCATCATCGAAGCGGATGTGCTGCCGGATCTCGGAAAGGCGTATAGCAAAGTTATTCGAGAAGAAGATAGACTAAATTCAGCTAAAGCACGTGAGCAACAACATGAAGCTGTTGGGTTTGTGACTTGTCTAGAGCAAGGAAACGGTGAATCAAGTGGAACTCGTCGTGAGTCTCGTGACGGAGGTAATTTTGGAGTTCAAGGCTCTATTGGAAACAGAGGACGTGATAGACTCTGTTCTAACTGTGGTAGAGCTGGGCATGAAAAGAACTCTTGTTGGCAGATTGTGGGTTATCCTGAATGGTTTTCAGAGAGAGGCAGTAGAGGAGGACGTGGTCAATCACGAGGAGGTGGCCGCGGTGGTGGTTCTTTTGGTGGTCGTGGAAGAGGTCAAGTGAATGTTGCATACGCAACAAATCCAAATCCTCATGCAGTCTCCGCGGACCTAACTCCGGAACAAATGTTGCATGCACTCTCACAGATACTTAAAGACAAATCGCATGGCGGGAATGACAAACTAATCGGTAAGAAATATGGAGATGTGATCCTTGATACAAGAGCTTCACACCACATGACGGGAGATTTGTAGgttctttcaaatctcacaaacacTTCTCCATATACcattggttttgcagatggaagTGTGACATCGTCAACACAAACGGGCGTGTTTCGTTTGTCAGATCGTATCAGTTTATATGATGTGTTATATGTACCTGACTTGAATTGCACGTTAGTATCGGTTTCAAAGCTTTTGAAACATACTAACTGTTTTGCGTTTTTCACCGATGCGGTGTGTGTTTTACAGGACCGGTTTTCGAGGACGCTGATTGGAGCCGGGAAAGAACGTGATGGAGTTTATTATTTTACGGATGTGCAAGCTGCTCGAGTAAACAAGACAGTTCGGAAAGTTGATGGAGTTTTATGGCATCAGCGGTTAGGACATCCTTCGTTTTCAGTTTTATCTACTATGCCTTTGTTTTCCGGTGTTTCTGTTTCTGCTAGTCCAAGTCCTTGTGAGACATGTTTTCGGGCTAAGCAAACTAGAGAGATGTTTTCTGATAGTATTAATAAAACAAGCGagtgtttttctttaattcatgttgatgtttggggtccGTATCGTATTAAAGCCTCTAATGGCGCAGCTTATTTTTTGACAATCTTGGATGATTTTTCCCGAAGTGTGTGGACGTTTTTGTTGTTAGAAAAATCAGAGGTTAAGAGTgttcttcaaaatttttgtgCCTATTCGGAAAAACAGTTTGGGAAGGCAGTTAAAATGGTTAGGAGCGGTAATGGAACGGAGTTTCTTTGTTTATCATCTTTCTTTAGGGAAAAAGGTATTGTGCATCAAACGACTTGTGTGGGAACACCGCAACAGAATGGTAGAGTGGAAAGAAAGCATCGTCATCTTCTCAACGTCGCAAGATCCTTGTTATTTCAAGCTCACTTGCCTACAAAATTTTGGGGAGAAGCGGTCTTAACTGCGGCACATGTTATCAATTTGACTCCAACAAAACTGCTTCATCATAAATGTCCACATGAGGTGTTATTTGGACAAGAACCAGTGTATGATGATTTGCGGGTGTTCGGTTCATTGTGTTATGCACATAAGCAAATTCGGGACAAAGACAAGTTTGTTCCTCGCAGTAGAAAGTGTGTGTTTGTGGGGTATTCGTACGGTAAGAAAGGTTGGAAATTATATGATTTGGAAACCAATGATTTTTTTGTCTCTCGTGACGTGATATTTAAGGAGGATGAATTTCCCTTCTCTGCTCAGCCGGAAACAGAGTCACCTCGTGATGTTATATTCGACACATGTGATACTGATTGGTTTGTCGATGGGTCAGAAACTATTGGAATCAGGGGGAGTGTTAGTAACTCCGAAAACAGGGGGAGTACCCAGGATAGTGGTTTGGTTGGTAATGTTGTTGAACCAGAAGTGGAAGAAGTTAGTCCAGCCGAGCTTGATGGTGCCATTCTCGACGTTGGACCCATTTTCCCGCCTGGTTCCTCGGCGGTTGTTGACGGTTTTACTGACCATAACTCTGTTGTCTCGCAGCCTGAACTTGACATGGGACAGGGCAAACGTGCAAAAATACCGTCTGTTCGTTTAAAAGATTATGTGTTATACAATGCAGTGGCAAGTAACTCCGCTAATCACGTTCTTCCCGACCTCTCCACCAGTGATTCTCGTGACACGGTCCAAGGTACTTCTCTTTATCCTCTCACTAATTTTATCACTGACGCCCGGTTTTCACCTTGGCATAAGGCGTTTCTTGCAGCCGTTAGTGCAGCGGTTGAGCCACGTAGTTTTAAAGAGGCTATCAAAGATAAGCGCTGGACGAACGCTATGGGTAAAGAGGTTGGAGctcttgaagaaacaaaaacatttagtaCCGCAGATTTGCCTCCCGGGAAGGTTGCTCTTGATACAATGTGGGTCTATAAAATCAAGTATCATTCTAACGGAAGTATTGAACGTTATAAGGCAAGACTTGTGGTGTTGGGAAATAGACAAGTTGCTGGTCAAGATTTTGCTGAAACTTTTGCACCGGTTGTCAAAATGACAACGGTGAGAGCTTTGTTACGCCTTGTGGCTGCAAATAATTGGGAAGTACATCAAATGGATGTGCATAAtgcttttcttcatggtgatCTTCGCGAAGAGGTGTATATCAAGCTTCCGCAAGGTTTTAAATCTTCATCTCCAAATAAAGTACTTCGTTTACACAAAGCTCTTTACGGATTGCGACAAGCTCCGAGATGTTGGTATGAGAAGCTATCTACGGCTCTCGCAAAGGCTGGTTTTGTCCAGTCCTATTCTGACTACTCTTTGTTTACCTACACACGTGGGAGTGTAGAGATTCGGGTCttagtttatgttgatgatctcgTTGTTTGTGGTAATGATAGTGAGGCCATTCACAAATTTAAGAGATATCTTGGGGAGTGTTTTCGTATGAAAGATTTGggaaaacttaaatattttctcgGCATTGAGATTGCTTGCAATGAAGAAGGTTTTATGTTGACACAAAGGAAATATGTGTTGGATATTGTTAGTGAAACAGGGTTGCTCGGTTCAAGACCTACTGCTACACCAATGGAACAAAACCATCACTTAGCTTCGGATACTAGTCCTTTCATTTCGGAGCCAGCATCGTATCGAAGACTAGTCGGCCGTCTTATTTATCTTGCCAACACTCGTCCTGATCTTTCATACTCTGTTCACCTCTTGTCACAATTTATGCAAAAACCGCGGGAAAGACATATGGATGCTGCGTTACGTGTAGTCTCGTATCTTAAAGGAACAGCAGGGCAAGGTATTTTACTCAGGTCTCGTTCAGACTTGCAACTCTTGGTTTATTGTGATGCCGATTGGGGTACATGTCCACTGTCTCGTCGTTCTTTAACCGCCTATGTTGCTTTGCTTGGTGGTTCTCCTATCTCTTGGAAgactaagaaacaaaaagtggtATCGCAATCGTCTTCTGAAGCTGAGTATCGTGCAATGTCTATTGCCACACGTGAGATAATGTGGTTACGACAGCTTCTTAAAGATTTGGGTTTTCCACCAAACGGACCTTCTCGTCTCTTTTGTGACAGTAAGTCAGCTCTTTATATTGCTGCTAATCCCGTTTTTcatgaaagaacaaaacatatcgAGATCGATTGTCATCGGGTACGTGATGCTATCAAGAGTGGAGTTCTTACAACTGCACACATTGGTACTAAGGAGCAATTGGCTGATCTTTTAACTAAAGCATTGGGGAAAGTTCAGTTTAGTAGTCTAATGTCCAAGTTGGGCGTTTGTAATCTACACGCTCCaccttgagggggagtattgggCTAAGTATTGTATATTGGGCCTTGGTAGTATATCGAATAACCGACTTTGTATAGTAGCTTGGTCAGCACGCCTAGGGTTTATCAAAGTTGTCGAGTCTTGTATATAATGGCCGCAAGGCACCCgtgaataacaaaacaaaacattcttTCAATACATTCATTCAATCTTTACAATAGTTGTGGTTTATATGACTCAATTGCTTATTTTTTACTGATGTATCGTGGTAGATGAATCCCAATGGATCCCAAGGTTCTGGTGGCTCTGCAGCTCCAGGTTGTGGGTTTGGTGGTCTGCATGGCGGTCGTGGTGGACGCGGGGGTGATGGTCGTGGTGGAGGTAATGGTGCTGGCTTCCCTGTTGGCCGTGGTGGTGGCCGTGGTGAAGGCGCTGGTGGTGACTTAGGTCTTTCCTTTGCTGGAGGACATGGTGTAGGCCGTGGTGAAGGCGCTGGTGGTGACTTGGTCTTGCCTTTGCTGGTGGACGTGGTGTAGGCCGTGGTGAAGGCAATGGTGGTGAAGTTGGTCCTGTATTTGGTGGTGGACGTGGTGTCATAAATGGTGAAGGCGCTGgtggtggtcgtggtcgtggttaTGGCTTTGGTGGTGGATTAGGTGGGTGTCGTGGTTATGGCTTTGGGGGTGGACTAGGTGGGGGTCGTGGTTATGGCACTGGTGGTGGACGCGGCGGAGGGAGAATTAACGGACAGGGCAGAGGTGGACACGGGGGAAGGGGAATAAACAATCACCAACTCACCATTGATGCCTTGCTAGCACAATGAGTTTGATGCCAGTTCTTCATCCTGAGAGACAAAATGGAGCTATGTGGTATGTTTCTTTAAAATGTTGAACAcaagtttaaattatttgacTTACACAAATGGTTTAGGTTATATAGTAAGATGTAGGCTCTGTGGTATATGGGTATATACTAGATGTCCATATGTGTAGAGTCGATGATGCAGGTCCAACACTGCAGGTTATTAAACAATATCCTTGATAGCACATTTGATTATAGAaactcattttgttttttctttcaggtTTGGTCTTGATAGCCCTCCATGGCGAGCCATCGTTGCTTCGATCCCTAGACACTTTGATGGACTATGGTATAACATATCTTCGGTTCACAATGAGGGCCTCATGCAATGGTGGGGTGATTTCATCGTAAGGCATTTctttgactgtttttttttacataaagtTTGTAAGAACATGATACTTATTAACTACATAacaatttctcttcttttacaGCAAAGTTTTTTCTGGGATGATGCACTTGGCGGAGAAGTGTATCATTTGTGGTATCATGTTCTTAGTGGCCGCCTTAGAGACATGATTTCCAAGGCTAAAGTTTCGGGTACTAAGCCAGAATGGATAAGTGGGGAGATATGGGAGACAATGCAGGAGTATTGGGGAACCGACGCATCAAGGAAGAAGAGCAATATAGCTTCAGCTAATCAAATTTCTTGTCCTGATGGTTTTGGTCCACATGCTCACACCTCTGGTTCACGATCCTACGACCAGCTCCGAGAGTTAATTGTAAGTACTCTGTGAGCATGAGTTTATTATGCttcatgaaaaatatatatagtccaaGTTGTAATGTGATTTAACTTTTCGTCTATATTTTGTAGCGACAACAGGAAGGGATTGAGCCTTCCATGCTTCGCACTCTCAGAGAGACTCACCACAAATCTGATGGGACTTATGTGGATGATAAGGCGAGGTCGATCGACGAAGAGATTCAAAGACAGATTGATGCAATTTCTCAAGCCTCTGATGGTGCATCACCACGAGGTTCAGAAGACACAGGATTGACTCGGCTTGAGGAGCATGAGCTGTTCTATAAGGTAACAGTTTCTTATTGGTATCTATTTGGATCATAACTGGTACataatcttattttgttttcaacagTGTATATATTTGATTGTTCATATTTCAAACACAAAACCCAATTTACAtggttttattaatattaataatttgataCTATTCGATTGATTGATCTAGATACATTATAGTTCACCAGTCATATATTCGTGTTTTATGAAGTTTGGATATTGACAATACTTTTTGTATAGGTAGTACCATCTCAGATTGGGAGGATCTTTGGACTCGGGGGTCAGAACTACATTCGTGAGCGTGGAGAAAGCTCAGCTGGTGCACTggaaagaatctctcttgaatGTCAACTCACTTCTCTTCAAGAGCAGATGGCCACTGTTGTGGAATTTATGAACCAGTATATGACTGCAGGTGCCTCACACTCTTTCCCATTGGTTCAACCAACTAATGCTACTGGCGCGTCTGTCACTACTCCAACTGAAACCAACAACAGGCAGAACCGAGATGCTAATCCGACATCTGCTATGAATGGACCTTCGGAGATGGCTGTTGACACCCACCACAGTCATCCTACTAATGTGCCTGATGAGACCCATGAGCCCGAAGACGATGACGATGAAGAGCTGGTCGGCAGTGCCTTCAGTTGATGAACGTGTATCTATCACCTTTCTCCACTCCCAGAGACTATTTCGTTTAAAACTATCACTCAGTTGTCTTTTGGATTAAAACTATGCTATATACCTTTGTTTCAAACTCTTATATGTAGTCTTTTGGGTTAAAGCTATGCTCTGTACTAGTATTTTCAAACTCTGATTTGTAGTCTTTTGTGTGTTGTATGCCTCCAAACTCTGCTCTGTAATCAGATATGTGTTATCTGCTTGTAGGCTTTTGAATTATAACTCTGCTTTGTACTCTCGGTTTCCATGTTTCCAAATAACCTAGTGAGTGTTAAAGCTTGACTCAAAAGGCAACAACTTCCTTAACAAACTTACTCATCGAAACGTTACAAATATGTGTAGCTATCACACCTCAACATCACTTGTAC from the Camelina sativa cultivar DH55 chromosome 12, Cs, whole genome shotgun sequence genome contains:
- the LOC104733730 gene encoding glycine-rich protein DOT1-like, translating into MNPNGSQGSGGSAAPGCGFGGLHGGRGGRGGDGRGGGNGAGFPVGRGGGRGEGAGGDLGLSFAGGHGVGRGRGEGNGGEVGPVFGGGRGVINGEGAGGGRGRGYGFGGGLGGCRGYGFGGGLGGGRGYGTGGGRGGGRINGQGRGGHGGRGINNHQLTIDALLAQ